In Patulibacter sp. SYSU D01012, a single window of DNA contains:
- a CDS encoding GNAT family N-acetyltransferase, whose protein sequence is MGRTPSGYVRGVEEIAGIRTARVDEGRALEWLERRASRGSGAVRRGLPDRVFAVPVAQLRAGIVRVAESEAGELLGFSLLLGPHHGVCELDGLFVDPDAQGAGVGRLLIVDARAEAVRRGAARIEVVSASESVGFYARMGFKGRRTVPTRYGPAVRMGLDIDDASALLRREVRLAAPARPAARRARRGGTPAPDRRAAEA, encoded by the coding sequence ATGGGCCGCACCCCCAGCGGGTACGTGCGGGGGGTGGAGGAGATCGCGGGGATCAGGACGGCGCGGGTCGACGAGGGGCGCGCCCTGGAGTGGCTGGAGCGCCGCGCCTCGCGCGGGTCCGGGGCGGTGCGCCGGGGGCTCCCGGACCGCGTCTTCGCCGTGCCCGTCGCCCAGCTGCGCGCCGGCATCGTCCGCGTGGCGGAGAGCGAGGCGGGCGAGCTCCTCGGGTTCTCCCTCCTGCTCGGCCCGCACCACGGCGTCTGCGAGCTCGACGGGCTGTTCGTCGACCCCGACGCGCAGGGCGCGGGCGTCGGGCGCCTGCTGATCGTCGACGCCCGGGCCGAGGCCGTGCGGCGCGGGGCGGCGCGGATCGAGGTCGTGTCGGCGTCGGAGTCCGTCGGCTTCTACGCCCGCATGGGCTTCAAGGGCCGCCGGACCGTGCCCACGCGCTACGGGCCCGCCGTGCGGATGGGCCTCGACATCGACGACGCCAGCGCCCTGCTGCGCCGCGAGGTGCGGCTGGCGGCGCCCGCCCGTCCCGCCGCCCGCCGGGCCCGTCGCGGCGGCACCCCGGCGCCGGACCGGCGCGCCGCCGAGGCGTAG
- a CDS encoding alpha/beta hydrolase: MLHGFLDTWRTWELVLPALERRHDVLALTLPGHAGGPPLPARLTATSTVAAVEAAMDAAGIETAHVAGNSLGGFLALQLAARGRARSVVALSPAGGWGGGSAVLADTLAEQERLHAAVRAGAGQAETLMATPAGRRRATASTTVAYEHLPAELLAHQMVGIARCDAGRMLRFAATDPYEVDLAAIACPVRVVWGREDQILPWPAAAARLRRELWHADWVELDDVGHAPQLDVPVETAQLILGWTGV; the protein is encoded by the coding sequence CTGCTGCACGGCTTCCTGGACACCTGGCGCACGTGGGAGCTCGTGCTGCCCGCCCTGGAGCGCCGGCACGACGTGCTCGCGCTGACGCTGCCGGGCCACGCCGGCGGCCCGCCGCTGCCGGCGCGGCTGACCGCGACGTCGACGGTCGCGGCGGTCGAGGCCGCGATGGACGCCGCCGGGATCGAGACCGCGCACGTCGCCGGCAACTCGCTCGGCGGGTTCCTGGCGCTGCAGCTCGCCGCGCGCGGCCGGGCGCGGTCGGTCGTGGCGCTCTCGCCCGCGGGCGGCTGGGGCGGGGGCTCGGCGGTGCTGGCCGACACGCTCGCGGAGCAGGAGCGGCTGCACGCCGCCGTCCGCGCGGGCGCCGGCCAGGCCGAGACTCTGATGGCCACCCCCGCCGGGCGACGGCGCGCGACGGCCAGCACGACGGTGGCCTACGAGCACCTGCCGGCCGAGCTGCTGGCCCACCAGATGGTCGGCATCGCGCGCTGCGACGCCGGGCGGATGCTGCGCTTCGCGGCGACGGACCCCTACGAGGTCGACCTGGCGGCGATCGCCTGTCCCGTCCGCGTCGTCTGGGGCCGCGAGGACCAGATCCTGCCGTGGCCCGCCGCGGCCGCACGGCTGCGCCGCGAGCTGTGGCACGCGGACTGGGTCGAGCTCGACGACGTGGGCCACGCGCCGCAGCTCGACGTGCCGGTCGAGACGGCGCAGCTGATCCTCGGCTGGACCGGGGTCTAG